In Lotus japonicus ecotype B-129 chromosome 5, LjGifu_v1.2, one genomic interval encodes:
- the LOC130718968 gene encoding uncharacterized protein LOC130718968 produces the protein MTNCMVINVDGNVCGTPTRGGFSGCYRSNSGQWQGGFFGYRDDTCILHLELLAIFNGLSIAWERGCRVVECQLDTLNAVTLVKSKPTWSHLYASLVWDIIEMLQRPWRVELHHILREENACADELAKHRAHQEEAFFAIENPLEGMSFLLLADVVGNTVVRE, from the coding sequence ATGACTAACTGTATGGTGATTAATGTTGACGGCAACGTTTGTGGAACTCCGACGCGTGGTGGCTTCAGTGGTTGCTACCGTTCTAACTCGGGTCAGTGGCAGGGAGGCTTTTTTGGCTACCGTGATGATACATGCATTCTGCACTTGGAATTGTTGGCCATTTTCAATGGGCTTTCGATTGCTTGGGAGCGTGGCTGTCGTGTGGTTGAATGTCAATTGGATACTTTGAATGCGGTTACACTAGTTAAATCAAAGCCAACTTGGAGTCATCTTTATGCTTCCTTAGTGTGGGATATTATTGAGATGTTGCAGAGACCTTGGAGGGTGGAGTTGCACCATATCTTGAGAGAAGAGAATGCATGTGCGGACGAGTTAGCTAAACATAGAGCTCACCAGGAAGAGGCCTTTTTTGCCATTGAGAACCCTTTGGAGGGAATGAGTTTTCTCCTTCTAGCTGATGTTGTTGGTAACACTGTCGTGAGAGAGTAG